In a genomic window of Akkermansia massiliensis:
- the tilS gene encoding tRNA lysidine(34) synthetase TilS, translating to MTLTPDHFDKQSAELLRSGRPVLAGISGGRDSMALLSLLSQMPGCHLIACHVNHGLRPEAEEEAQFVCRYAACLGVPCVQERADVRGMARSRGISIEEAARDARQALFLKWAAGYPGAFVALAHHRNDQQETALLHLCRGASGIHGMSPVSTWANGLTVVRPLLDFSRKDITAYLEHRHIPWREDSSNQSAEYTRNALRHEVIPRLDTLFQRDTSLSFSRACRIENQIRTALSQALDSMNLADPQGRLFLPKVNQLPAELRQCAVHDYLRRQHIPDLTEDAVLRVMSILDTDGPSRTSLPGGKLAVRKEKRLMVTDAPCPINKGEQPPAGTAGGI from the coding sequence ATGACGTTGACACCAGACCATTTTGACAAGCAGTCTGCGGAGCTTCTCCGCTCCGGCCGTCCCGTCCTTGCCGGAATCAGCGGCGGACGGGATTCCATGGCGCTGCTTTCCCTGCTTTCCCAAATGCCGGGATGCCACCTCATTGCCTGCCACGTGAATCACGGGCTGCGCCCGGAGGCGGAGGAGGAGGCACAGTTCGTATGCCGGTACGCCGCCTGCCTGGGGGTTCCCTGTGTCCAGGAACGGGCGGACGTCCGCGGCATGGCCCGTTCGCGTGGAATTTCCATTGAAGAAGCGGCGCGGGATGCCCGGCAGGCCTTGTTCCTGAAATGGGCTGCCGGCTATCCGGGGGCTTTCGTGGCCCTGGCCCACCACCGGAACGACCAGCAGGAGACAGCCCTTCTCCACCTGTGCCGCGGGGCTTCCGGCATTCACGGCATGTCACCCGTTTCCACCTGGGCCAACGGATTGACTGTCGTACGCCCCCTGCTGGATTTTTCCCGGAAGGATATTACCGCCTACCTGGAGCATCGCCATATTCCATGGCGGGAGGATTCCAGCAACCAGTCTGCAGAGTATACCAGGAACGCCCTGCGCCATGAGGTCATTCCCAGGCTGGACACGCTGTTCCAGCGAGACACCAGCCTTTCCTTTTCACGCGCCTGCCGCATTGAGAACCAAATCCGCACGGCGCTTTCCCAGGCGCTGGATTCCATGAATCTGGCAGACCCCCAGGGGCGCCTGTTCCTGCCCAAGGTCAACCAGCTTCCCGCGGAGCTGAGGCAATGCGCCGTGCATGATTACCTGCGCCGGCAGCATATTCCGGACCTGACGGAGGACGCCGTGCTCCGGGTGATGAGCATTCTGGATACGGACGGTCCTTCCCGGACTTCCCTGCCCGGCGGCAAGCTGGCCGTACGCAAGGAGAAGCGCCTGATGGTCACGGATGCGCCGTGCCCAATCAATAAAGGGGAGCAACCCCCTGCGGGTACAGCAGGTGGAATTTAA
- a CDS encoding phosphate acyltransferase: MSDWQGFSPLNDFTGPLLDNLKRHPKRIVFPEGEDVRVLRVSERFVAEQAGVPILLGRKEVIRRMAEMNGISLKFVRIIEPEKSSDLQMFCDRYERAEQMFGNGLPMNTREIVSEPVHFAAMMVLYGQADAIVAGNMKRVASVFRAVNKYRQEPVPTKPLFAISIVLVPEFAKKFGGRGIYFLADTGVTPDPTVENMAYFAVETAKMARHMLGKSVRVAMLSASTAGSVPELAADRTRAATALARSMVQKDCLNNEISVEGEIQIDAALSPDSYSVRVHRNSMLQPSDVWVFPTLDAADISKKLLCMMPSVYNYGLILGGLLFPIAQLPRLTDEDRMFGTALVVGNEAIKFHLLYPQGVAPLY, from the coding sequence ATGAGTGATTGGCAAGGCTTTTCCCCGCTGAATGATTTTACAGGACCGCTCCTGGACAACCTGAAGCGTCATCCCAAGCGCATCGTTTTCCCGGAAGGGGAGGATGTTCGCGTGCTGCGCGTGTCCGAACGCTTCGTGGCGGAACAGGCAGGCGTGCCCATCCTGCTGGGCAGGAAGGAAGTCATCAGGAGGATGGCGGAAATGAACGGAATTTCCCTGAAATTCGTCCGCATCATTGAGCCGGAAAAAAGCTCGGACCTTCAAATGTTCTGCGACCGCTATGAACGGGCGGAACAAATGTTCGGCAACGGATTGCCCATGAACACCCGTGAAATCGTCTCCGAGCCGGTCCACTTTGCCGCCATGATGGTGCTTTACGGCCAGGCGGACGCCATTGTGGCCGGGAACATGAAAAGGGTGGCTTCCGTCTTCCGCGCCGTGAACAAATACCGGCAGGAACCCGTTCCTACCAAGCCCCTCTTTGCCATCTCGATCGTTCTCGTTCCCGAATTTGCCAAAAAATTCGGAGGCCGCGGCATCTACTTCCTGGCGGATACCGGGGTGACCCCTGATCCCACCGTGGAAAACATGGCCTACTTTGCCGTGGAAACGGCCAAAATGGCCCGGCACATGCTCGGCAAAAGCGTTCGCGTCGCCATGTTGAGCGCCTCCACCGCCGGGTCCGTGCCGGAACTGGCTGCGGACCGCACCAGGGCCGCTACCGCGCTGGCCCGGAGCATGGTGCAGAAGGACTGCCTGAACAATGAAATCTCCGTGGAAGGGGAAATCCAGATTGACGCCGCCCTGTCCCCGGACTCCTACAGCGTGCGCGTTCACCGCAACTCCATGCTTCAGCCCAGTGACGTGTGGGTCTTCCCGACCCTGGACGCCGCGGACATCTCCAAAAAGCTGCTCTGCATGATGCCCTCCGTATACAACTATGGCCTCATTCTGGGAGGGCTGCTCTTCCCGATTGCCCAGCTCCCGCGGCTGACGGATGAAGACAGGATGTTCGGCACCGCTCTGGTGGTGGGGAATGAAGCCATTAAATTCCACCTGCTGTACCCGCAGGGGGTTGCTCCCCTTTATTGA
- a CDS encoding histidinol-phosphatase, which translates to MYCDYHTHTPLCLHASGTPQEYVQAAVRAGLREYGISDHAPMPGEPFDDWRMKQADMPAYLDWLTEARECAAPHGLTVRAALECDWFPGIGPWIEHLQSLHAWDYLIGSVHYLGEKEEFDNPYKMDFWNRTDVEDAWRQYWERFREMAASGLFHIMGHADLIKKFGFRPSGDLRPYYEPSLEAMKESGACLELNTAGWRNKCAEQYPDAQFLKMAAEMNIPLTISSDAHKPEDVGRDFERAADLARQAGFTHLASFQEGRMELYPLPGI; encoded by the coding sequence ATGTACTGCGATTACCATACCCATACCCCCCTGTGCCTGCACGCCTCCGGCACTCCGCAGGAATATGTGCAGGCAGCCGTCCGCGCCGGCCTCCGGGAATACGGCATTTCAGATCACGCCCCAATGCCCGGGGAGCCTTTTGACGACTGGCGCATGAAGCAGGCGGACATGCCGGCCTATCTGGACTGGCTCACGGAGGCCCGGGAATGCGCCGCACCGCACGGCCTGACGGTCCGCGCCGCGCTGGAATGCGACTGGTTTCCCGGCATTGGGCCATGGATAGAGCACTTGCAGAGCCTGCACGCATGGGATTACCTGATCGGGTCCGTCCATTATCTGGGGGAGAAGGAGGAGTTTGACAATCCCTACAAGATGGATTTCTGGAACCGGACGGATGTAGAGGACGCATGGAGGCAGTATTGGGAACGCTTCCGGGAGATGGCGGCTTCAGGCCTGTTCCACATCATGGGCCATGCAGACCTGATCAAGAAGTTCGGCTTCCGCCCTTCCGGAGATTTGCGTCCTTATTACGAACCGTCTCTGGAAGCCATGAAGGAGTCCGGCGCCTGCCTGGAGCTTAATACCGCCGGCTGGCGCAACAAGTGCGCCGAACAGTATCCGGACGCGCAGTTTTTAAAGATGGCGGCGGAGATGAATATTCCCCTCACCATCAGCTCAGACGCCCACAAGCCGGAGGACGTGGGCCGGGATTTTGAGCGCGCCGCGGACCTGGCCCGCCAGGCGGGCTTCACGCATCTGGCCTCCTTCCAGGAGGGCCGCATGGAGCTGTATCCCCTCCCCGGAATCTGA